Part of the Benincasa hispida cultivar B227 chromosome 11, ASM972705v1, whole genome shotgun sequence genome, AATGTGTTTGACAGGTGTCTCATTTGCCGAGATGTGTTTTAGGAAAAGTATatcattcaagaaaaatagatTATAACTAACTATTAAATAAGGATATAATGAGAATATgattaaaaatcaaaagtaaaaTAGTCAATAGGATGTGAAAACTCTCATACTTATAACTTCTTTTAGTATTATATAGATTAATCCAATTTCGttatacattttaatttttgttgcattaatttataaataattagcATTGATTATTGTACGTTGCTACCATGTGCATTTGTCCTctatttaaataaacaaaaacaataccaattacataaataatctccattttctttcttataattaattattatttctgTTGGCAATGATTGATCGAAActataaaatcaatatttaaattcaaattttcttatttCAACCATTCATGAGCATAAGTCACGAGTCAATAATTTAGCAATACTACCTcatttgaatttgaaagttGAAATATCTAtacttaaatataaattataaatagttgaattatattcattttaactatatttttaagttttaagtcTTGAGTTTTGATACAATCTTATCTAtagtttcaagatttatactttttaacatcaattttttttactaaatattcattttcaattttgatattaatgtctattaattaaatgaatgcTATTAcgaattgaaattttaaagataaattgattgatggaaaaatagtaaattttaattcattttaattattttaaattaattaataaatattgacaCTAAATACTAGATTCTAGAAGTGAGTATCTAGTGAACAATCAAAGTTAAAAGTGTGGATCTTGGAATCTAAGgaccaataaaataaaattcaaatttcaagtgtaaaattgtaacattatGAAATCTATGAACTAAactgaaataaaatttataacttaaggactaaaattgtataattttaaaatggtccaaatataaatttaacaaaaaactTAGGGACAAAAAGTATTTTACCCTAATATTTATTTTGGTATCGGCCATTTCaaaatgtatatttattttgatatttatatttaggagtgcaacaaaaaaccaaaaaatagaaaaaaagaaaaaaaaaaaacaatccaacTCGATCTACTGGTTTgctttggtttggttttttagtataaaatttgTTTGTGTTTGGAGAAACCAAACAatatttattcaaatcaaattttgattggaAAAACAAATCAAAACCAAACCGAACTAAGGGATAACACTAGGTATCTTTTATTGTTTAGAAATAAGACTAATTTATTATGAattgtttgtatttttatttagaaagtgcaaagaagaaaaataaaaatgtcaaatttcaaTCTATAAGAATAAGAAAAGCTAAAATATACAAAACACCTTTAAACTCTGtaatttgtataaaaaatatctttgaactttcaaacatttaaaacataaccTTAAACttacttaaaaattaaaaaaagaacttTTACTGTTAATTTTGGATAGAACCCGTTATTGTTTTGTTTACAAAATacctttgaacttttaaaatttttaaaaatacagttaagctttaaaaaaacattactGCTCAAACCGTTAATACtcgtttaaaaaatatccttaaacttttaaaagttgcatTAATACTTGTAGCCttatcggaaaaaaaaaaaaaaacaaagttaagaAATGCTCCTACCACTAGTAGAGTAATCTATTTGTTTGAAGTTCTTTTGAGTTCgaaaagaataaattttaaaacaaataacatggatatcttttttttttcctctataGATACTCTCGATTTTCTCCAATTTGTCCAATTTTATACCAGTTTCTCaacaacaaaatataaacaaagacaTCAAATCAAAACACAAAATTTCACAAGATTCTAATTTCAAATAATCCCCTTCAAATTTATCAAAAGGATAAATGTCTAAATacaagagaaatatatatatttgaccaTTAGCAACCTTGTTAAAACACATAAGATCTAAGGCTCCTTTagtattttcattattatttttctttttgtattaaTCTATAAACTTTAATTGAGGGGggcaattatttttttttaatgagatagACAAAGGtcaaaaaattaataagaaagagagtaagagagaagaaaaatagtGTTAGATCATGAAGTAAGGGAACTAGAGGAAATGAAAGAGAGAGATAATGGGGCATTgataaatgtttttgtttttgttttttttttttaaaaaaaataatggtactaatgcatttttctttaattttattttagtttagagGTATTGTTTCAATGAGGTCTTAATGGTTTTTGTTCATaaaggatatttttttaattttttcagtaAGTTctagggtatttttgaaacaaaactttaacgattcccatccaaaactaatggtaaggatatttttgaactatttttgaaggtttaaaagtatttttaaaacttttttaaattaaaggacattttttttacacaaaatgCAAAGTTCAAGGGCATTTTTAGTAATTTAGCCAAAAGGAAATAGACCAAATTTTCATTTAGAATTAGCAAAAGAACCCATTCAAaacaaattgaaaatatttaaaaattgaaaaaaaagaggagaaaatgTTAAAAACTGAGAACCGTATAAAGTGaaccaaataaaaaatcaatttattggACATCGGTTTAGATCTCTTATTTATAAAATCTAAGTTCGGTTTGGTTCTTGTTGACCCTAAAACCGACAAAATCGgaccatatttatatttaaggAAAACTCGCCCCTATtattgtaaaatatatatattttttaatacaagcagcacaaaattatttaatagttttttttttttgaaataattatttaatagcTCATCGTTTGGGCTTTCAAGATTGAGTTCTATAATGGGCTTTCATAGCCCAATCCAATCCACTTAAGAATTCGACATGTCGAATCTTCTCCCTGGTTTCAGGCTGCAGCGCAATTCCTTCATTTCCTCTTTGAAGGCATGTCAAGCAATTCTCGGTTCTCATCCAGCCAGACGAGGCATTGTCGAAGTCTGAAAGCTTACTCAATGGGTATTGAATCTGTGGATGAAAGATTTAATTAGTTTCGAGAAAGCAAAAGGAAGTTTAAGCAATGCGGGATGGAACAAATGCGAAGTCCGTCTTCCCAAAACAATCAATCGGTACAAAATTAGCTATTACTGTCAACTACAAGTTCAGTAATGCATTATAATGACTTTATTTCTTTACCTGTCGAGTTAGCTAGTCCTGCTTTGAATTTATGCAGTATTTTGTATTTGGGATTTTGTTGCTTGAATACGTCTTTCGCTTACCGTTGAAATTTGGAATGGGGTTGAACTTGCTTGGGTTTGAAGTGGGGAGAATCAAGGGTGTTCCATTGAAGCAACGCAAGCACAGAGTGTGGATTGGATCAATCCCATTAATGCGATGAAGTTACACCAGCGGATTAGGAAAGTAATTTTCACGAAGCAATATAATTTATACTCTCAAATAGGCCCTCAAGTTCTTGGGATGTAATTTATTTGCCTACATTTGTTGGTTTCCTCTCATGGCATCAGGTATGCTCGAGGAAGAAGTTCTAGTACTGCGGTAGAATTTGATACGTCATTCGGTCATATATTACTTAATTCTATGAACCTACACTGTTCTTAACTGCTTATGTCATGCTATATGATGAATGAAGGTAGTATGAAAAAGTTTCTTAAATTACTGTAGAACTGGAAAATTTCTCATATGCTGGATGAGCCACAAGTGTTGAGTTAACTGATGTGGCCAATGGTAAATGCCTGCCCTTTGTTCTTTTGCGGTATATGGTAATCTTAGGTTAGGAGAAAGCACTTGTGTTGGGAATCAGGAGAAATTTCTAGAGCTAAATTGAAGTTACTGACACTTTATTTCAGTTTGTTGACTTAGGAATCGTAACGAAGTGTTTTCATTCTgtaattgttttgttttgttttgtgaCTATTAGTTTTATCTAGTGTACGTCTCTCCAAAAAAATTAGGAAGAACTGCTTCCTTCTTGGCCATTTTTTGTACAAGATATCAAAATGAATGCAAAATTTCTATGCTGAAAATTGCTTGGTAGAAAGCTGTTACTCCAGCCCACCTTGAAGGAACATTTACAAAATTAAGGTAAGCTATAAACATGATGTCTTCATTAGGTCAAACACTTTCCTAGGAAAATTTATATTGCAATGGAACTCAGAATGGGACGGTCAAAGCAATACAGAACTTTGATAAACAAGTTGTAGTTAACGAAGAGATTTAGTTACAAGTttagtcctttttttttttttgtttccccAAAAGAATTTTTGTTCATAATCTTTGAAGTTTGTGCCTAAAATGTTTTGAGGTTTAAAAAAAGTATCTATTTGGTCCTTGCACTCTAGGTCCCTATTTTGTGTCTACTAGGtctgtattaaaaaaaaaaaaaaatcaaataggtCTAATACCTATTAGATATGTTATGGGATCAAATAAACACAAACATGAAATATTGgagactaaacttgtaatttaaccaaaCAAAGATGTACTGATATGTGTAACATGATATTAATATTGACAGAATGTAAAAATCTTCAACATATGCTCATTGGACTCTATTTCTTTGAGTAACTAACAAAAATAAGATAGAAAGATGGTTAAATAAACCACAAGAGCTCCTAATTCTGCAAGAAGGCATTATTTTTGTACTGTCATAGTAGATTTCTTCTTCCTGCAGTAACTGGAATCGTCCTCACATGGCAGGGCAGAAAGTGATCACGTAACGTGAAACCTTACATTTACGAAGGCTGGAAGGGTCGTCAAAAGCATAGGTGTAAGCCTTGGGGCACATAGCTTTGAATAAATGAGCAAATAGCGTCGGCCTGCAGGTTTTGGGGTTTGCATACTTCCCTGTGCAGCAGTACTTGGCTGATTGCATGGCTAAACAGGCACTCTTGCACCCCACtacttttccatttttcttcaccTCCAATTTTGATGGACAGAAAATGTTCACATCAATATCACAAGACGCAATGCCACAGCCAGTTCCTCCCCCAATTGGCTTCATTGAAAGAGGCAAGTTGAAGCCATCTACCACGCTAACATCATAATAATGCAAGGGTGAAATAGATGATCCCAGAGTTACTTCAACAATAGTTGCTGGAGGAACACCAGCAGTGCCTCTGCAATGTAATCTGCCTGAACAATCTCCAGTGTCGCATGAGCCTTTGCCTTCATGGCTAAAAGAACAGCCTTGCCTTCCCCAAATCCTGCCTGACCACTTTTTTGGCACTTCTACCACTGCATGCTTGCCTCTGCCGAGATGAAAACCACCATCCATCGGTGTTTGGTGGTCTGAATTGCCGAGTATTCCAGGCCAGACACTTTCATTGCAGTTGTTAACTAAAATTAGCTGTTCTCCACCTGCAAGCAGAGAAAAACCTTAGTGTGTGAAGTGAATAGGGGAGTTATTGCTAGGATTGTTTATATTTACTTGTAAGTGAGATGGAGATTGCCAAACAGAGGATAAGAAACAGACAGGAATGCATGATCAGAAACTTATGAACAGGCTTGCAAGGTTATGAAACTTCCAGACATTAAGTTTGTGGTCTGATTTTGAATGACAGAGATTTGGGAAGAAAGCTATTATTTAAAGGCTGTATTGCTCTAGTTTTTCCCCTAGTTGATACTCCTACTTTCACTTTCACTTTCACTATAAAGGGATTTATCCATTCCTTCAAATTGAAGGCAttctgtgtgtgtgtgtgtgttgttTGCTTTGATAAATCACTATAATACACTTAACAACTTTTCTTCACTTTGCTAGATTTCCTCCTTGTAATATGCTCTTTCCCTAAAGGGTGAGGGATTTCTTAAATTGTAtgaacatgaaattcatttccACACAAGCATATTCTGAATTGCTGTATAAACGATTGCTTGGCTTgttaaaaagagaaaagtcGGTTTGATGAATGTTGAAGTTTTGAATTTCATGCTTTTCATTTTCTCCCAATTTTATATATTGTTGCTTGCTCCTTTTGAGTTATTAGTAGCCTTGTTTCTTACACTCGTTGGGGGATTAAGGAAGTGAGACGAGATCATCAATGGAATAAATGCAATTTTTCATTAGACACAGATTTTATTATGTTGATGTTATTCTTATTAATGTTCTATTGTTCTAAGCTTCAAGAAGATGTGGATGATTAAATTTAACGATCCGACTTTCTACCATACTACTAGGACCCTACTATATACATGCATAAGCTTGACAATGTATAtttcaaaaaggaaattttaaataaaggaGCAagacttttatttaaaatttaataatatcatCATAAAAACACCGTTCGGGACACCCTTAATTCTGATTTAGAACagattaaataaatcaataaattagTAACGAATAAATGAAATACAAAAAGTTTTAAATGTCAGATACCTAACCTGAAtcgaaaaactaaaataaaataaaatataagtaCGGAAGCATCGTCATGTCCTAGTGACCAAGTCACAGATCCCTTTTGTTATTCATCGTTCTATCTTTATCAAACGAGTATATAAATATACACAGTAAGCGACCCGCTACAGGGCCTGTGAGGCGAGCTATTAGCATTCCTATCGGGACTCAAGTGCACATTTCATATAGTAGGTATAGGCATAAGCATAAAGGGCGAACTTGAAGGCACATTTTCGTAAGTAGTGACCTCGGAGGAATACAATCATCGGCATAAGGCGTGAACCCAAAGGATCACAACCTACGATGTGCATGACCCAATAGAAATACTAACAATCATTATAGTCCAACAAAGTCATAAGCATACAATCATAGCCTTTAATCATGCCTGAAATGAGTCCAACAGTCTCAAAATACATCCATTGTTCAGATACTACAACATTCacatacaaacaaaattttcatggCATAAGCATAGGCCTCCGTAAACCCTCTAACCGTCAAACACAACTAGTCACATAGTAAGCCATAATAATGCAAACCAACACACAGAATCATGCTTTCAATACAATCTCATACTTAACAATAACTTGGGTTCGAGGGCGAACCGGTAGCGAAGCGCTTACCCCAATAATCTAGCATAAGTAAATTAGTCTCCCTTTTAGCTTGAGAGACCTTAAGTCAATACTACTATCTGAACCAAAAATCAATTGAACCTATTCGGCTTAAATCTATACATAAAATTATCTTAAACTTTCCCAATTCATTTACCCAAAACGTAGTGTGACCCTCAATTACTTCTAAATACAACCAATAAACCCAATCCTTATACGTGACAATAGTTTCAAGGCTTAAAATCCAAATTTCAACAACCTGTAAATTACAACTTCACCTACAAAGGGTGCTGAAAACACCCCAATTTCACTGTCAAAGTTGTTGGATAGTACTGAATAATGCCTCTCAACTCCAATCTGACCATCAACACATCATGGGTAACTTAAGTTAGTCCATAAATTTAATGGGCattgaagaatcaacaaggATAGGCCTAAAAGTGCCCGACAGCTTACCCAAATCGGCAAAACCCAACGAGCACTGACAACAAACCGACGATCGAAAGGCTGTCATTGACAATGAGTGGACCGTCGGCTAGAGAAGGAAGCGCGGCTGCAGCTGTCGACCGGCGTCGGGTAGTGGGCTGAGGCGCAGCTGGAGTTATGCGTGCGCAAATCGGATCGAGCCTGGGAGGCGACTGGATTGGCGACGGTATGCACGACTCGCGTCTGAGGGCTTCCAGTCGGCGGGAACTCACGAGGGGGGACGTGCAACTCGAAGAAGAgtcttcttctttaatttttttctttttctttacttGCATGCAAACCGATGTTtcgatttaaataaataaaactcttAAACACTAATTTCCCCCTTTTCCTAAACCAAACCACAAAATTTAAGTTCTATTTAATCTCACTTCTACCcaataattaaaattctaaaactaaaattaaatcatactctcaatatttgaattaattccATAGCTTGACcgagattaatttgaatcgatttaaccaaaataaacaaattcgAAGTCCAAAACTAAATAAACAAGATAAATACATGCAACTTCTTGGAACTTGACTTGTTACAATCTACCCTCTTAAGAAACTTTCGTCCTTGAAAGTTCTAGTCTTGAAAGAGTTTTGGGTACTGAGCTCTCATTTCCTTCTCTCTTTCTTATGTTGCTTCCTCGAACTGATGGTTTTGCCATAGAATCTTCACCAGTGCCACCTCCCTGTTGTGCAAAACCTTCACTTCCATTGCAATAATCTGTACAGGCTTCTCTTCATAACTCAGGTTCTCGTTCAACTGCAAGGGCTCAAAGTCTACCACATGAGATGGATCCGTCATGAGACTTCCTCAACATTGAGACATGAAAAATATTGTGTACTGCATAGAGGGACGGTGGAAGTGCCAATTAATAGGCCACAAGACCAATTCACTATAAAACCTTGAATGGCCTCACAAAATGCGGATTGAGCTTCCCATTCCTTCCAAATCTCAGAACACCTTTTGTAGGTGCTACcttcagaaatactttatccCCTGCCTCGAACTTAAGATCACTACGCCAAACATCAACGTAACTATTCTGTCTACTTTGCAGTGTTAGCATTCGAGTTCTAATCTTCTGCCTGATTTCATTTGTCATCTGCACCAGCTCAGTTCTTATCAACTTTCGCTCACCAACCTCACCCCAACAAACAGAAGACTGACAACCCCTACCATACAGGGGCTCAAATGGCGACATGCCAATAGTAGGCTGATAATTGTTATTATATGCAAACTGTATCAAATGCAAGTGAATACCTAAACTTCTTGAAAACTCCAATGCACAGGCGCACAACATGTCTTCCAAGATCTGGTTCATGCGCTCCATTTGCCTGTTAATCTGAGAGTGGAGGGATGTATTGAAATTCAATCGAGTCCTCAACGCTGGCTGGAGGCTCTTCCAAAAGCTGGAGGTAAAACGAGGGTCTCTGTCGGACACAATCAACATTGGCACCCCCATGCAACCTCACCACCTTTTTCATATACAGTTGCGTCCACTTACTCATCGGATATGTGGGCTTCCCCAGAATGAAATGTGCCACATTAATGAGCCTGTCTACTAACACCAAATTACTATAGAATCCTCCGCTGTTCTTGGTAAACCCACAATGAAATctatggaaacactttcccacttccattctgATACATTCAAAGACTGTAAAAAAACCTGTTGGTTTCTATCTCGAGGCCTTCACCTGCTAACAGACTAAACATTTATTGACATAatcaactttttatttttttcacatCGAACCATCAATAGTATTGTTTCAAGTCTTAATACATCTTGGTATTACCAGGATGTATCGAGAATGAAGAGCTATGAACTTATGCCAACAATTTGTTCATAAGACCATTGTCTGTAGGTACACATAAAAGACCTTGATAAAGAAGACCATGGTCCAAGGATACCAAAAATTTTCAATCCTGTCCTAACTCCACTTGACGAAATTTTTGGACAAGGTACGAATATCTCTACTGTGCATCTAAAATTCAATGGCTCAAGGTCAATTGTACTGTCAACTGTGCTAGTTGCGAGGTTACTGCCCCTACAACTATTGTGATCTCCGCTCGCTCAAAATCCTTACATAGTTGAGCCTGTGTGGTGACTAAGGGCGTTGAGTGAGTCGTTTTTCTACTGAAAGCGTTGACCACCATATTTGCTTTTCCAGGGTGATGCAGAATCTCACAATCATAATCCTTTACCAACTCGAGCCACCGACACTGCCTCATATTCAACTCCTTATGaatgaagaaatatttcaaaCTCTTATGATCGATGAAGATCTATATCTTTTTCCATATAAATATTGTCTACAAATCTTCAAGGCAAAAACCACCATCGCTAGCTCTAAGTCATGCACATGATATTTCGCTCATGGTTCTTCAATTGGCGGGAGGCGTAGGCCACCACTTTACCATGTCCATACGCACGCAACTTAAGAAACATCActatatgtaaaaaaaattgacgAAACCATCTGGTATTGTAAGAACTAATGCAGAGACTAACTTCTGCTTGAGGTTTTGGAAACTGTCCTCATAAGCCTTGCTCCAAACATACAATGCTCCCTTTCTGGTCAATTGAGTCAAAGGGGTGGCTAAACAAGAGAAGATCTCTACAAACTGACGGTAAAAACCTGCCAAACCTAAGAAACTGCGCACCTCTCCAACTGTCGTGGGGTGGGGCTAAGTCATAACTGTCTCAATCTTAGCTATGTCCACAGATACACCATCTTTTGACACCACATGCCTAAGGAAGGACACTTTACTTAGTCAGAATTCACACTTGGAGAATTTGGCATACAACTTATTTTCCCTCAGCGTTCCCAAAACCTTCCTAATATGTTCCTCATGTTTTGCCTCTATCTTGGAATAGACCCAAAATATCGTTAATAAAAACTATCACAAAAGTGTTAAGAAAGTCCTTGAACACTCTATTCATCAGGTCGATAAACATCGTAGGAGCGTTGGCCAAACCAAACGACATTACAATGAACTCATAATGTCTATATCCAGAATAAAACACAGTTTTATGAATGTTGTTATCCTTTATCCTCAGTTGGTGATAACTTGACCTGAGGTCAATTTTGGTGAATTCTGTAGCTCTTTACAAttgatcaaacaaatcatcgATTATGGAGAGTGAATACTTGTTTTTTTATGGTTACCTTATTCAACTCCTTGTAGTCTATGCATAGGCGTAACTAACCATCATTTTTCTTCATGAACAACACTAGTGCACCCCAGGGTGATACACTCAGATGTATGAAACCCTTGTTAAGCAACTTTTACAACTGGGCGTTAAACTCTTTCAGTTATGCTGGACCCATTCTATAAGAGGCCTTATAGATTGGGGTAGTGCCTAGTTCCAATTCAATGGTGAAATCTATCTCTCTGTATGGCGGCAACCCTGGAAGATCCTCTGGAAAAATGTCTGGATACTCCCCTACAACGGGCTCAGACGATGAGGTGACTTTAGGGTCTCTGGTATCAATTACACTGGACAGGCCCCAAACACCCTGGCTAACCATCCTTCTAGCCTTTGCAATTGAGATTATCCTAGGCGAAGCCTCAATCTTAGCCCCTCTAAACTTGAAGCTAGCTCTCGTAGCCGGGCTAAAAGAGACCTCTTTACGAAAATAATCTATGATGGCATGGTTGGCAGCTAACCAATCCATGCCTAAAAGCACATCAAAATTTGTCATATCCATGACTAACAAGGTCACATATAATGTATGCTTTGTTATCACAATCTAACATGCTTTTACTCTCTGTGTCACATGAATAACATCTCCAGATGGAGTAGAAACTGACAATACATAACACAACGACTCTACTTCTATACTAGTATGCTGCAGAAAC contains:
- the LOC120089813 gene encoding thaumatin-like protein gives rise to the protein MHSCLFLILCLAISISLTSGEQLILVNNCNESVWPGILGNSDHQTPMDGGFHLGRGKHAVVEVPKKWSGRIWGRQGCSFSHEGKGSCDTGDCSGRLHCRGTAGVPPATIVEVTLGSSISPLHYYDVSVVDGFNLPLSMKPIGGGTGCGIASCDIDVNIFCPSKLEVKKNGKVVGCKSACLAMQSAKYCCTGKYANPKTCRPTLFAHLFKAMCPKAYTYAFDDPSSLRKCKVSRYVITFCPAM
- the LOC120090796 gene encoding uncharacterized protein LOC120090796, translated to MSPFEPLYGRGCQSSVCWGEVGERKLIRTELVQMTNEIRQKIRTRMLTLQSRQNSYVDVWRSDLKFEAGDKVFLKVAPTKGVLRFGRNGKLNPHFVRPFKLNENLSYEEKPVQIIAMEVKVLHNREVALVKILWQNHQFEEAT